One region of Leptotrichia trevisanii DSM 22070 genomic DNA includes:
- a CDS encoding FeoA family protein, giving the protein MTLVEGKVGEKFLLKDIDERKLDTRLLSLGVCRGDACTIENIANGNILIKTVETKIVISTNLANHIQIEVVK; this is encoded by the coding sequence ATGACTTTAGTGGAAGGAAAAGTTGGAGAGAAATTTTTGTTAAAAGATATTGATGAGAGGAAATTGGACACACGTTTATTGAGTCTTGGGGTTTGTAGAGGAGATGCCTGTACAATCGAAAATATTGCCAATGGAAATATTCTCATAAAAACAGTGGAAACTAAAATCGTAATTAGTACAAATTTAGCAAATCACATTCAAATTGAGGTGGTAAAATGA
- a CDS encoding PTS sugar transporter subunit IIB, whose protein sequence is MVGIIVASHGEFAAGIKQSASMILGEAELLESVVFMPSEGPDDLYKKIQDAIAKLGTEEVLFLVDLWGGSPFNQSNRFFEEAPEKRAIVAGLNLPMLLAALSEREDLNTAHEVAKAIVPEGRDQVKVRPEELQPKEAVAKAAANDDMPKGAIPEGTVIGDGKIKFVLARIDTRLLHGQVATSWTKATNPNRIIVVSDTVSKDELRKKLIEQAAPPGVRAHVIPLDKLVEVSKDPRFGNTKALLLFENPQDALYVIEKGVDIKELNVGSMAHTVGKIMVNNVLSMDQNDVDTYKKLRDLGVQFDVRKVAADKRADLFKLISEKQNEGLKL, encoded by the coding sequence ATGGTAGGAATTATCGTTGCAAGTCATGGTGAATTTGCGGCTGGTATAAAGCAGTCGGCTTCAATGATTCTAGGTGAGGCGGAATTGCTGGAATCAGTTGTATTTATGCCAAGTGAAGGACCAGATGACTTATATAAAAAAATTCAAGATGCCATTGCTAAACTAGGAACTGAAGAAGTTCTATTTTTAGTTGACTTATGGGGAGGAAGCCCTTTCAACCAATCAAATCGTTTCTTTGAAGAAGCACCTGAAAAAAGAGCAATTGTAGCAGGACTTAACTTGCCAATGCTTTTAGCAGCTTTATCAGAAAGAGAAGATTTAAATACAGCTCATGAAGTAGCGAAAGCTATTGTTCCAGAAGGAAGAGATCAAGTTAAGGTTCGTCCTGAAGAATTACAGCCTAAAGAAGCGGTAGCAAAAGCAGCAGCTAATGATGACATGCCAAAAGGAGCAATTCCAGAAGGAACAGTTATCGGAGATGGAAAAATAAAATTTGTTCTAGCCCGTATTGACACACGTCTGTTACACGGACAAGTTGCAACAAGCTGGACAAAAGCAACAAATCCAAATAGAATAATCGTAGTTTCAGACACAGTTTCAAAAGATGAATTACGTAAAAAACTAATCGAACAGGCAGCACCTCCAGGTGTACGTGCACACGTTATTCCGCTTGACAAATTAGTAGAAGTTTCAAAAGATCCAAGATTTGGAAATACAAAAGCGTTATTACTATTTGAAAATCCTCAGGATGCACTTTATGTAATTGAAAAAGGTGTGGACATTAAAGAGCTAAATGTGGGATCAATGGCACATACTGTTGGAAAAATTATGGTAAATAATGTACTTTCAATGGATCAGAACGATGTTGACACTTACAAGAAACTTAGAGATTTAGGTGTTCAATTTGATGTAAGAAAAGTTGCTGCTGACAAGAGAGCAGACTTATTTAAACTAATTTCAGAAAAACAAAATGAAGGATTAAAACTTTAA
- a CDS encoding PTS mannose/fructose/sorbose transporter subunit IIC, whose translation MDFNILSIILILIVAFLAGMEGILDQFQFHQPIIACSLVGVATGRIGECIILGGALQLIALGWANIGAAVAPDAALASVASAIIFVKAGNFTPDGRNVAIAAAITLATVGLVLTMVVRTLSVVIVHQADREAEKGNFKGVELWHMVALACQGLRIAIPAGLLLFIPSEIIQGALGSLPAWFTEGMTIGGGFVVAVGYAMVINLMANKEVWPFFFLGFALAPVNQLTLIATGIIGVCAAIIYLNVTNNKGNGGGDGGSASSGDPLGDILNDY comes from the coding sequence ATGGATTTTAATATTTTATCAATTATTTTAATATTAATCGTCGCATTTCTAGCAGGAATGGAAGGAATCCTAGATCAGTTCCAATTCCATCAGCCAATTATTGCTTGTTCATTAGTTGGGGTTGCTACAGGACGTATTGGAGAATGTATTATTTTAGGAGGAGCATTACAGTTAATTGCTCTAGGTTGGGCTAATATAGGAGCGGCAGTTGCTCCAGATGCGGCTCTTGCCTCTGTAGCTTCAGCTATTATTTTTGTTAAAGCAGGTAATTTTACTCCTGACGGACGTAACGTTGCGATTGCGGCAGCAATTACACTAGCTACAGTTGGTTTAGTTTTAACTATGGTTGTTCGTACTTTATCAGTGGTTATTGTTCACCAAGCTGATAGGGAAGCGGAAAAAGGTAATTTCAAAGGTGTGGAATTATGGCATATGGTAGCCCTTGCTTGTCAAGGTTTACGTATTGCAATTCCAGCAGGATTACTTTTATTTATACCTTCTGAAATTATTCAAGGTGCATTAGGTTCATTACCAGCATGGTTTACTGAAGGAATGACTATCGGTGGTGGATTCGTTGTAGCAGTGGGATATGCAATGGTTATCAATTTGATGGCAAATAAAGAAGTATGGCCATTCTTCTTCCTAGGTTTTGCATTAGCACCAGTAAATCAACTTACATTGATTGCAACAGGAATTATCGGTGTGTGTGCAGCTATTATTTACTTAAATGTTACAAATAACAAAGGTAACGGTGGCGGAGATGGAGGTTCAGCTTCTTCTGGAGATCCGTTAGGTGACATTTTAAATGACTATTAA